In Puntigrus tetrazona isolate hp1 chromosome 22, ASM1883169v1, whole genome shotgun sequence, one genomic interval encodes:
- the baiap2l2b gene encoding brain-specific angiogenesis inhibitor 1-associated protein 2-like protein 2 isoform X1 has product MSGANSDFLHRSTLSVYNNLMDQFNPGLQKLVALGNSYIKAFQALALTSEAYFSALAKMGEQALNTLSSKSLGDVLIQISETQRKLTAEVEGVFCWFHVEVLQAMDKNVKLDEEYIEGSRRVYELEVRNQAAALERQLRRGAFRDSLEGSEYMQYLRQSQHEILKEEERRYRFLAEKHCGLTQSLLYLINKTGVSLQQRADGWKEKVSESRSSRPRTPTPSDQEAQLKSTLGSLLQTGDREIHREPLGRVPSRAPSPLPSRSRSSSVGESLGLGGGRSMRAIVSHPASSNPVLLPFSRGDIVTVLIPEPRNGWLYGRHDSSLRQGWFPAAYVAPTEDFLPLGSSTSHRSHSMNNLLEPISQSEYSDTQGYSEIPSPVVSMRRASADLRPISPLPEKKAEPSNEIKTSQKTYHEIPPPAAPLRRGSADFRPISPLPDRRAESHFESKVEHKNYNELPPPAPPLPHSPLPERKTESNFERPTTHGQPPEHPLFPRGSNPFATVKLRPTVTNDRSAPRIH; this is encoded by the exons ATGTCTGGTGCGAACAGCGACTTTCTACATAGATCCACCTTGAGCGTTTATAAT AACCTCATGGATCAGTTTAATCCTGGCTTGCAAAAACTGGTTGCTTTAGGAAACAGCTACATCAAGGCTTTCCAAG CTTTGGCTCTGACAAGCGAGGCCTACTTCAGCGCTCTTGCTAAGATGGGCGAGCAAGCTCTCAACACATTATCATCCAAATCGCTCG GTGACGTGCTGATTCAGATATCAGAGACCCAGCGGAAGCTGACGGCTGAAGTGGAGGGTGTG TTCTGCTGGTTTCATGTGGAGGTCCTGCAGGCCATGGACAAGAACGTGAAGTTGGACGAGGAGTACATCGAA GGCAGCCGTCGAGTGTATGAATTGGAGGTGAGAAATCAGGCTGCAGCGCTGGAGAGACAGCTGAGACGTGGTGCGTTCAGAGACTCGCTG GAGGGCAGCGAGTACATGCAGTACCTGAGGCAGAGCCAGCATGAAATTCTcaaagaggaagagaggagatATCGTTTCCTTGCTGAAAAACATTGTGGACTTACACAGTCACTACTGTACCTTATCAACAAG ACGGGAGTATCTCTCCAGCAGAGAGCAGATGGTTGGAAAGAAAAAGTCAGTGAGAGCAGAAGTTCCAGACCTCGAACGCCCACTCCTTCAGATCAAGAAGCTCAG TTAAAGAGCACTCTGGGCTCACTGCTGCAGACTGGAGATCGAGAAATTCATCGTGAGCCGCTGGGCAGAGTGCCCTCTAGAG CCCCGTCTCCTCTCCCAAGTCGTTCTCGCTCCAGCTCTGTGGGCGAATCTTTGGGTCTAGGCGGCGGCCGATCAATGAGGGCCATTGTGTCCCATCCTGCTTCATCCAATCCAGTCCTGCTGCCATTTTCCCGTGGCGACATCGTGACTGTGCTCATACCAGAACCACGCAACGGTTGGTTGTATGGACGCCATGACTCAAGCCTTCG tcaaGGCTGGTTTCCTGCTGCCTACGTGGCACCCACCGAAGACTTTCTACCTTTGGGCTCTAG CACATCGCACCGAAGCCACAGCATGAACAACCTCCTGGAACCAATCAGCCAATCGGAATATTCAGACACCCAGGGATACAGTGAAATCCCATCTCCAGTGGTATCTATGCGTCGCGCGTCTGCTGATCTTCGCCCAATCTCTCCTCTCCCTGAAAAGAAGGCGGAGCCTAGCAACGAAATTAAGACCAGCCAAAAAACCTACCATGAGATTCCGCCCCCAGCCGCACCGCTCCGTCGTGGATCAGCTGATTTTCGACCGATATCTCCCCTCCCGGACAGGAGGGCGGAGTCTCATTTTGAGAGCAAAGTAGAgcacaaaaattataatgaacTCCCGCCTCCAGCTCCGCCCCTACCACACTCTCCTTTGCCTGAGCGAAAGACTGAATCAAACTTTGAG AGGCCAACCACTCACGGACAACCACCAGAGCACCCGCTTTTCCCCAG AGGATCAAATCCTTTTGCCACCGTGAAGCTCCGTCCCACCGTCACCAACGACAGATCAGCCCCACGAATCCACTGA
- the pla2g6 gene encoding 85/88 kDa calcium-independent phospholipase A2 isoform X3 produces MQFLGRILDTVSSVSTLFSNPYRVRDVQLSDYNGKVLMKQEGRLVLYKNQQSHSWDCLLLCPESSSVALRMFQVASEEDAMNWFPQYALKLRPFYEMLRPPLKPETFQPIADCVRNHPDWSSAHIAVDTGLRDCLKHNYVLSQMNARDAQGQTPLHLACERGDVGCVRELLEECQARTDIKDKSGETPMHCAAKQDSVVIIEVLCAQMCAGVNELNAAGETPMHIACRLGRVEAVKGLLGGGACCDIMGSNGYPIHTAMKFSEKSCAEAILNSNPNQLLAEDPIYGGTPLHWAKTAEMSRVLLDRGCNINYLSKTGESPLHILTKRGRFEAAMTLLTHGADPNIKGQDGNTALHLAMKLDHMDLIKALMVFGADVEVHNDLGETPGLIAARTSKGFDDIMNVAVAVTAMSRGFAEVDGLKTGTKKSDRLLCLDGGGIKGLVLIQMLIALEKEAGRPIRELFDWVSGTSTGGILALAIVHGKSMEYLRCLYFRMKEQVFKGSRPYESGPLEEFLKNEFGENTKMTDVTHPRVMVTSVLADRHPGELHLFRNYDPPALQREPPYTSTATFQPLTVPQGWEDEDLLVVGYTRPPRKRRKVTDEEQLVWRAARSSGAAPTYFRPMGRFLDGGLLANNPTLDTMTEIHQYNKALKAQGRESEVCRLGVVISLGTGKPPQVAVNSVDVFRPSNPLELAKTFVGVRELGKMLVDCCTDSDGCAVDRARAWCEMTDINYHRLSPQLSQEVMLDEVSDAVLVDMLWETQMYLYEHRDVIQTLCQQLLQL; encoded by the exons ATGCAGTTCCTGGGCCGTATATTGGACACGGTGAGCTCTGTGTCAACTCTGTTCTCCAACCCGTACCGTGTGAGAGACGTGCAGCTGTCTGATTACAATGGCAAAGTGCTAATGAAACAGGAGGGAAGGCTGGTCCTGTACAAGAACCAACAGAGCCATTCATGGGACTGCCTGCTTCTCTGCCCCGAGTCTTCATCTGTGGCTCTGAG GATGTTCCAGGTGGCTTCAGAGGAAGACGCCATGAATTGGTTTCCTCAGTACGCCCTCAAGCTCCGCCCGTTTTACGAGATGCTCCGCCCACCACTGAAACCTGAAACGTTCCAGCCGATCGCGGACTGCGTGCGGAATCACCCTGACTGGAGCTCGGCCCACATCGCCGTGGATACTGGGCTGAGAGACTGTCTCAAACACAATTACGTTTTGAG TCAGATGAACGCCCGTGACGCCCAGGGCCAGACCCCGCTGCACCTGGCCTGCGAGAGAGGAGACGTGGGCTGCGTGCGCGAGCTTCTGGAGGAGTGTCAGGCTCGTACGGACATCAAGGACAAGAGCGGAGAGACGCCCATGCACTGCGCCGCCAAACAAGACTCCGTTGTTATCATCGAG GTCTTGTGCGCGCAGATGTGCGCGGGTGTGAACGAGTTGAACGCCGCCGGGGAGACACCGATGCACATCGCGTGCCGTCTCGGGAGGGTGGAGGCGGTCAAGGGCCTGCTCGGGGGCGGAGCCTGCTGCGACATCATGGGAAGCAACGGCTATCCGATCCACACTGCCATGAAGTTCAGTGAGAAAAG TTGTGCCGAAGCAATTTTAAACAGCAACCCTAATCAACTTCTTGCGGAGGATCCGATTTATGGAGGAACGCCTCTTCACTGGGCCAAGACTGCCGAG ATGAGTCGGGTGCTGCTGGACCGAGGGTGTAACATTAACTACCTGAGCAAGACTGGAGAGAGTCCATTACACATCCTGACCAAGAGGGGGCGCTTTGAGGCCGCAATGACACTGCTGACCCATGGAGCCGACCCCAACATTAAGGGTCAGGATGGAAACACAGCACTGCACCTCGCCATGAAG TTGGACCACATGGACCTTATCAAAGCTCTCATGGTGTTTGGAGCAGATGTGGAGGTTCACAATGACCTCGGAGAGACTCCGGGACTCATTGCTGCTCGAACCAGcaagg GGTTTGATGACATCATGAATGTGGCAGTAGCCGTCACTGCCATGAGTCGTGGATTTGCAGAGGTTGATGGGCTCAAGACAGGAACCAAGAA ATCGGACAGATTGCTGTGTCTAGATGGTGGAGGAATAAAGGGACTGGTTCTGATCCAGATGTTGATTGCTTTGGAGAAGGAGGCAGGACGGCCCATCAGGGAACTCTTTGACTGGGTGTCTGGAACTAGCACTGGTGGCATACTGGCCCTAGCAATTGTACACG GTAAATCGATGGAGTATCTGCGCTGTCTGTACTTCAGAATGAAGGAACAGGTATTTAAAGGTTCTCGACCGTATGAGTCTGGCCCTCTGGAGGAATTTCTGAAAAATGAGTTTGGAGAAAATACCAAGATGACGGACGTCACACACCCCAG AGTAATGGTGACTAGCGTTCTTGCAGACAGACACCCTGGAGAACTACATCTGTTTCGTAATTACGACCCACCTGCCCTGCAAAGAGAGCCTCCATACACATCTACAGCCACATTTCAACCCCTTACTGTGCCGCAGG GATGGGAGGACGAAGATCTTTTGGTAGTAGGATATACTCGACCTCCCAGAAAGCGTAGGAAAGTGACggatgaag agcAATTAGTTTGGCGTGCTGCCCGCTCCAGTGGAGCTGCTCCTACGTACTTTCGACCAATGGGCCGTTTCCTGGATGGAGGGCTGCTGGCCAATAACCCAACACTAGACACCATGACAGAAATACACCAGTACAACAAAGCCCTGAAGGCACAG GGCCGTGAATCAGAGGTGTGCAGGTTAGGTGTGGTCATCTCTTTGGGCACAGGTAAACCTCCTCAGGTGGCAGTAAATTCGGTGGATGTTTTCAGGCCTTCCAATCCACTGGAGCTGGCCAAGACCTTTGTTGGTGTCAGAGAACTGGGCAAGATGCTCGTGGACTGT tgTACTGACTCTGATGGGTGTGCAGTGGACCGGGCCCGAGCGTGGTGTGAGATGACCGATATAAACTATCACAG GTTGAGTCCTCAGCTGTCTCAGGAGGTGATGCTGGATGAGGTCAGCGACGCCGTGTTAGTTGACATGCTGTGGGAGACTCAGATGTACCTGTACGAGCACAGAGATGTCATACAGACCCTCTGCCAGCAGCTGCTGCAGCTCTGA
- the baiap2l2b gene encoding brain-specific angiogenesis inhibitor 1-associated protein 2-like protein 2 isoform X2, translating to MQNYLWQHDTVEFNFLRNVATATVSDDSEAHYVLEQSLCACVFVCMQEGSEYMQYLRQSQHEILKEEERRYRFLAEKHCGLTQSLLYLINKTGVSLQQRADGWKEKVSESRSSRPRTPTPSDQEAQLKSTLGSLLQTGDREIHREPLGRVPSRAPSPLPSRSRSSSVGESLGLGGGRSMRAIVSHPASSNPVLLPFSRGDIVTVLIPEPRNGWLYGRHDSSLRQGWFPAAYVAPTEDFLPLGSSSTSHRSHSMNNLLEPISQSEYSDTQGYSEIPSPVVSMRRASADLRPISPLPEKKAEPSNEIKTSQKTYHEIPPPAAPLRRGSADFRPISPLPDRRAESHFESKVEHKNYNELPPPAPPLPHSPLPERKTESNFERPTTHGQPPEHPLFPRYYTPGVFEMSFTIENWLIIETSFDGK from the exons ATGCAGAACTATCTTTGGCAACATGACACGGTTGAGTTCAACTTTTTACGCAATGTGGCAACTGCCACTGTGAGCGACGACAGCGAAGCTCACtatgttttggaacagagcctgTGTGCATGcgtttttgtgtgtatgcagGAGGGCAGCGAGTACATGCAGTACCTGAGGCAGAGCCAGCATGAAATTCTcaaagaggaagagaggagatATCGTTTCCTTGCTGAAAAACATTGTGGACTTACACAGTCACTACTGTACCTTATCAACAAG ACGGGAGTATCTCTCCAGCAGAGAGCAGATGGTTGGAAAGAAAAAGTCAGTGAGAGCAGAAGTTCCAGACCTCGAACGCCCACTCCTTCAGATCAAGAAGCTCAG TTAAAGAGCACTCTGGGCTCACTGCTGCAGACTGGAGATCGAGAAATTCATCGTGAGCCGCTGGGCAGAGTGCCCTCTAGAG CCCCGTCTCCTCTCCCAAGTCGTTCTCGCTCCAGCTCTGTGGGCGAATCTTTGGGTCTAGGCGGCGGCCGATCAATGAGGGCCATTGTGTCCCATCCTGCTTCATCCAATCCAGTCCTGCTGCCATTTTCCCGTGGCGACATCGTGACTGTGCTCATACCAGAACCACGCAACGGTTGGTTGTATGGACGCCATGACTCAAGCCTTCG tcaaGGCTGGTTTCCTGCTGCCTACGTGGCACCCACCGAAGACTTTCTACCTTTGGGCTCTAG TAGCACATCGCACCGAAGCCACAGCATGAACAACCTCCTGGAACCAATCAGCCAATCGGAATATTCAGACACCCAGGGATACAGTGAAATCCCATCTCCAGTGGTATCTATGCGTCGCGCGTCTGCTGATCTTCGCCCAATCTCTCCTCTCCCTGAAAAGAAGGCGGAGCCTAGCAACGAAATTAAGACCAGCCAAAAAACCTACCATGAGATTCCGCCCCCAGCCGCACCGCTCCGTCGTGGATCAGCTGATTTTCGACCGATATCTCCCCTCCCGGACAGGAGGGCGGAGTCTCATTTTGAGAGCAAAGTAGAgcacaaaaattataatgaacTCCCGCCTCCAGCTCCGCCCCTACCACACTCTCCTTTGCCTGAGCGAAAGACTGAATCAAACTTTGAG AGGCCAACCACTCACGGACAACCACCAGAGCACCCGCTTTTCCCCAGGTATTACACTCCTGGAGTCTTTGAGATGTCATTTACAATAGAAAACTGGTTAATTATTGAAACGAGTTTTGATGGCAAGTaa
- the pla2g6 gene encoding 85/88 kDa calcium-independent phospholipase A2 isoform X1 produces the protein MQFLGRILDTVSSVSTLFSNPYRVRDVQLSDYNGKVLMKQEGRLVLYKNQQSHSWDCLLLCPESSSVALRMFQVASEEDAMNWFPQYALKLRPFYEMLRPPLKPETFQPIADCVRNHPDWSSAHIAVDTGLRDCLKHNYVLSQMNARDAQGQTPLHLACERGDVGCVRELLEECQARTDIKDKSGETPMHCAAKQDSVVIIEVLCAQMCAGVNELNAAGETPMHIACRLGRVEAVKGLLGGGACCDIMGSNGYPIHTAMKFSEKSCAEAILNSNPNQLLAEDPIYGGTPLHWAKTAEMSRVLLDRGCNINYLSKTGESPLHILTKRGRFEAAMTLLTHGADPNIKGQDGNTALHLAMKLDHMDLIKALMVFGADVEVHNDLGETPGLIAARTSKGPNRKVLLNMLCSVGAERCHPPSLNSPVLSVNKAPPPGIGFDDIMNVAVAVTAMSRGFAEVDGLKTGTKKSDRLLCLDGGGIKGLVLIQMLIALEKEAGRPIRELFDWVSGTSTGGILALAIVHGKSMEYLRCLYFRMKEQVFKGSRPYESGPLEEFLKNEFGENTKMTDVTHPRVMVTSVLADRHPGELHLFRNYDPPALQREPPYTSTATFQPLTVPQGWEDEDLLVVGYTRPPRKRRKVTDEEQLVWRAARSSGAAPTYFRPMGRFLDGGLLANNPTLDTMTEIHQYNKALKAQGRESEVCRLGVVISLGTGKPPQVAVNSVDVFRPSNPLELAKTFVGVRELGKMLVDCCTDSDGCAVDRARAWCEMTDINYHRLSPQLSQEVMLDEVSDAVLVDMLWETQMYLYEHRDVIQTLCQQLLQL, from the exons ATGCAGTTCCTGGGCCGTATATTGGACACGGTGAGCTCTGTGTCAACTCTGTTCTCCAACCCGTACCGTGTGAGAGACGTGCAGCTGTCTGATTACAATGGCAAAGTGCTAATGAAACAGGAGGGAAGGCTGGTCCTGTACAAGAACCAACAGAGCCATTCATGGGACTGCCTGCTTCTCTGCCCCGAGTCTTCATCTGTGGCTCTGAG GATGTTCCAGGTGGCTTCAGAGGAAGACGCCATGAATTGGTTTCCTCAGTACGCCCTCAAGCTCCGCCCGTTTTACGAGATGCTCCGCCCACCACTGAAACCTGAAACGTTCCAGCCGATCGCGGACTGCGTGCGGAATCACCCTGACTGGAGCTCGGCCCACATCGCCGTGGATACTGGGCTGAGAGACTGTCTCAAACACAATTACGTTTTGAG TCAGATGAACGCCCGTGACGCCCAGGGCCAGACCCCGCTGCACCTGGCCTGCGAGAGAGGAGACGTGGGCTGCGTGCGCGAGCTTCTGGAGGAGTGTCAGGCTCGTACGGACATCAAGGACAAGAGCGGAGAGACGCCCATGCACTGCGCCGCCAAACAAGACTCCGTTGTTATCATCGAG GTCTTGTGCGCGCAGATGTGCGCGGGTGTGAACGAGTTGAACGCCGCCGGGGAGACACCGATGCACATCGCGTGCCGTCTCGGGAGGGTGGAGGCGGTCAAGGGCCTGCTCGGGGGCGGAGCCTGCTGCGACATCATGGGAAGCAACGGCTATCCGATCCACACTGCCATGAAGTTCAGTGAGAAAAG TTGTGCCGAAGCAATTTTAAACAGCAACCCTAATCAACTTCTTGCGGAGGATCCGATTTATGGAGGAACGCCTCTTCACTGGGCCAAGACTGCCGAG ATGAGTCGGGTGCTGCTGGACCGAGGGTGTAACATTAACTACCTGAGCAAGACTGGAGAGAGTCCATTACACATCCTGACCAAGAGGGGGCGCTTTGAGGCCGCAATGACACTGCTGACCCATGGAGCCGACCCCAACATTAAGGGTCAGGATGGAAACACAGCACTGCACCTCGCCATGAAG TTGGACCACATGGACCTTATCAAAGCTCTCATGGTGTTTGGAGCAGATGTGGAGGTTCACAATGACCTCGGAGAGACTCCGGGACTCATTGCTGCTCGAACCAGcaagg GACCCAACCGTAAGGTGCTTTTGAACATGCTGTGTAGTGTAGGGGCAGAGCGGTGTCACCCCCCCTCCCTCAACAGCCCTGTCCTCAGTGTCAACAAAGCTCCGCCTCCTGGCATAG GGTTTGATGACATCATGAATGTGGCAGTAGCCGTCACTGCCATGAGTCGTGGATTTGCAGAGGTTGATGGGCTCAAGACAGGAACCAAGAA ATCGGACAGATTGCTGTGTCTAGATGGTGGAGGAATAAAGGGACTGGTTCTGATCCAGATGTTGATTGCTTTGGAGAAGGAGGCAGGACGGCCCATCAGGGAACTCTTTGACTGGGTGTCTGGAACTAGCACTGGTGGCATACTGGCCCTAGCAATTGTACACG GTAAATCGATGGAGTATCTGCGCTGTCTGTACTTCAGAATGAAGGAACAGGTATTTAAAGGTTCTCGACCGTATGAGTCTGGCCCTCTGGAGGAATTTCTGAAAAATGAGTTTGGAGAAAATACCAAGATGACGGACGTCACACACCCCAG AGTAATGGTGACTAGCGTTCTTGCAGACAGACACCCTGGAGAACTACATCTGTTTCGTAATTACGACCCACCTGCCCTGCAAAGAGAGCCTCCATACACATCTACAGCCACATTTCAACCCCTTACTGTGCCGCAGG GATGGGAGGACGAAGATCTTTTGGTAGTAGGATATACTCGACCTCCCAGAAAGCGTAGGAAAGTGACggatgaag agcAATTAGTTTGGCGTGCTGCCCGCTCCAGTGGAGCTGCTCCTACGTACTTTCGACCAATGGGCCGTTTCCTGGATGGAGGGCTGCTGGCCAATAACCCAACACTAGACACCATGACAGAAATACACCAGTACAACAAAGCCCTGAAGGCACAG GGCCGTGAATCAGAGGTGTGCAGGTTAGGTGTGGTCATCTCTTTGGGCACAGGTAAACCTCCTCAGGTGGCAGTAAATTCGGTGGATGTTTTCAGGCCTTCCAATCCACTGGAGCTGGCCAAGACCTTTGTTGGTGTCAGAGAACTGGGCAAGATGCTCGTGGACTGT tgTACTGACTCTGATGGGTGTGCAGTGGACCGGGCCCGAGCGTGGTGTGAGATGACCGATATAAACTATCACAG GTTGAGTCCTCAGCTGTCTCAGGAGGTGATGCTGGATGAGGTCAGCGACGCCGTGTTAGTTGACATGCTGTGGGAGACTCAGATGTACCTGTACGAGCACAGAGATGTCATACAGACCCTCTGCCAGCAGCTGCTGCAGCTCTGA
- the pla2g6 gene encoding 85/88 kDa calcium-independent phospholipase A2 isoform X2, whose product MQFLGRILDTVSSVSTLFSNPYRVRDVQLSDYNGKVLMKQEGRLVLYKNQQSHSWDCLLLCPESSSVALRMFQVASEEDAMNWFPQYALKLRPFYEMLRPPLKPETFQPIADCVRNHPDWSSAHIAVDTGLRDCLKHNYVLSQMNARDAQGQTPLHLACERGDVGCVRELLEECQARTDIKDKSGETPMHCAAKQDSVVIIEVLCAQMCAGVNELNAAGETPMHIACRLGRVEAVKGLLGGGACCDIMGSNGYPIHTAMKFSEKSCAEAILNSNPNQLLAEDPIYGGTPLHWAKTAEMSRVLLDRGCNINYLSKTGESPLHILTKRGRFEAAMTLLTHGADPNIKGQDGNTALHLAMKLDHMDLIKALMVFGADVEVHNDLGETPGLIAARTSKGPNRKVLLNMLCSVGAERCHPPSLNSPVLSVNKAPPPGIGFDDIMNVAVAVTAMSRGFAEVDGLKTGTKKSDRLLCLDGGGIKGLVLIQMLIALEKEAGRPIRELFDWVSGTSTGGILALAIVHGKSMEYLRCLYFRMKEQVFKGSRPYESGPLEEFLKNEFGENTKMTDVTHPRVMVTSVLADRHPGELHLFRNYDPPALQREPPYTSTATFQPLTVPQEQLVWRAARSSGAAPTYFRPMGRFLDGGLLANNPTLDTMTEIHQYNKALKAQGRESEVCRLGVVISLGTGKPPQVAVNSVDVFRPSNPLELAKTFVGVRELGKMLVDCCTDSDGCAVDRARAWCEMTDINYHRLSPQLSQEVMLDEVSDAVLVDMLWETQMYLYEHRDVIQTLCQQLLQL is encoded by the exons ATGCAGTTCCTGGGCCGTATATTGGACACGGTGAGCTCTGTGTCAACTCTGTTCTCCAACCCGTACCGTGTGAGAGACGTGCAGCTGTCTGATTACAATGGCAAAGTGCTAATGAAACAGGAGGGAAGGCTGGTCCTGTACAAGAACCAACAGAGCCATTCATGGGACTGCCTGCTTCTCTGCCCCGAGTCTTCATCTGTGGCTCTGAG GATGTTCCAGGTGGCTTCAGAGGAAGACGCCATGAATTGGTTTCCTCAGTACGCCCTCAAGCTCCGCCCGTTTTACGAGATGCTCCGCCCACCACTGAAACCTGAAACGTTCCAGCCGATCGCGGACTGCGTGCGGAATCACCCTGACTGGAGCTCGGCCCACATCGCCGTGGATACTGGGCTGAGAGACTGTCTCAAACACAATTACGTTTTGAG TCAGATGAACGCCCGTGACGCCCAGGGCCAGACCCCGCTGCACCTGGCCTGCGAGAGAGGAGACGTGGGCTGCGTGCGCGAGCTTCTGGAGGAGTGTCAGGCTCGTACGGACATCAAGGACAAGAGCGGAGAGACGCCCATGCACTGCGCCGCCAAACAAGACTCCGTTGTTATCATCGAG GTCTTGTGCGCGCAGATGTGCGCGGGTGTGAACGAGTTGAACGCCGCCGGGGAGACACCGATGCACATCGCGTGCCGTCTCGGGAGGGTGGAGGCGGTCAAGGGCCTGCTCGGGGGCGGAGCCTGCTGCGACATCATGGGAAGCAACGGCTATCCGATCCACACTGCCATGAAGTTCAGTGAGAAAAG TTGTGCCGAAGCAATTTTAAACAGCAACCCTAATCAACTTCTTGCGGAGGATCCGATTTATGGAGGAACGCCTCTTCACTGGGCCAAGACTGCCGAG ATGAGTCGGGTGCTGCTGGACCGAGGGTGTAACATTAACTACCTGAGCAAGACTGGAGAGAGTCCATTACACATCCTGACCAAGAGGGGGCGCTTTGAGGCCGCAATGACACTGCTGACCCATGGAGCCGACCCCAACATTAAGGGTCAGGATGGAAACACAGCACTGCACCTCGCCATGAAG TTGGACCACATGGACCTTATCAAAGCTCTCATGGTGTTTGGAGCAGATGTGGAGGTTCACAATGACCTCGGAGAGACTCCGGGACTCATTGCTGCTCGAACCAGcaagg GACCCAACCGTAAGGTGCTTTTGAACATGCTGTGTAGTGTAGGGGCAGAGCGGTGTCACCCCCCCTCCCTCAACAGCCCTGTCCTCAGTGTCAACAAAGCTCCGCCTCCTGGCATAG GGTTTGATGACATCATGAATGTGGCAGTAGCCGTCACTGCCATGAGTCGTGGATTTGCAGAGGTTGATGGGCTCAAGACAGGAACCAAGAA ATCGGACAGATTGCTGTGTCTAGATGGTGGAGGAATAAAGGGACTGGTTCTGATCCAGATGTTGATTGCTTTGGAGAAGGAGGCAGGACGGCCCATCAGGGAACTCTTTGACTGGGTGTCTGGAACTAGCACTGGTGGCATACTGGCCCTAGCAATTGTACACG GTAAATCGATGGAGTATCTGCGCTGTCTGTACTTCAGAATGAAGGAACAGGTATTTAAAGGTTCTCGACCGTATGAGTCTGGCCCTCTGGAGGAATTTCTGAAAAATGAGTTTGGAGAAAATACCAAGATGACGGACGTCACACACCCCAG AGTAATGGTGACTAGCGTTCTTGCAGACAGACACCCTGGAGAACTACATCTGTTTCGTAATTACGACCCACCTGCCCTGCAAAGAGAGCCTCCATACACATCTACAGCCACATTTCAACCCCTTACTGTGCCGCAGG agcAATTAGTTTGGCGTGCTGCCCGCTCCAGTGGAGCTGCTCCTACGTACTTTCGACCAATGGGCCGTTTCCTGGATGGAGGGCTGCTGGCCAATAACCCAACACTAGACACCATGACAGAAATACACCAGTACAACAAAGCCCTGAAGGCACAG GGCCGTGAATCAGAGGTGTGCAGGTTAGGTGTGGTCATCTCTTTGGGCACAGGTAAACCTCCTCAGGTGGCAGTAAATTCGGTGGATGTTTTCAGGCCTTCCAATCCACTGGAGCTGGCCAAGACCTTTGTTGGTGTCAGAGAACTGGGCAAGATGCTCGTGGACTGT tgTACTGACTCTGATGGGTGTGCAGTGGACCGGGCCCGAGCGTGGTGTGAGATGACCGATATAAACTATCACAG GTTGAGTCCTCAGCTGTCTCAGGAGGTGATGCTGGATGAGGTCAGCGACGCCGTGTTAGTTGACATGCTGTGGGAGACTCAGATGTACCTGTACGAGCACAGAGATGTCATACAGACCCTCTGCCAGCAGCTGCTGCAGCTCTGA